The genomic region ATTCACAAAATATATGCTCAATAGAACTAAATAGTTTAATGTTTCCATTAGTTTTCCTACTATTTAAGAATGGTAACGTCGACTTATTAATAAGTCATTCACAAGAAATTAAGAATGAATATATGAAGCAAAGCAAATTATTTGAAGAAGTGTTTAATAGAAGTATTGAAGACTTATTTATAACCTGGGATTTTCATCATAATAAAAGCTATTTTGTTTTTACTTTTGAGAGGATATAACTATATTAAGGGTGTTTTCGTATAGATTGTTGCTTTACCGTAAAAATCCCAAAAGCCGGGTTTCACCTTATTATCTAGATACTTCTATACATAAAGAGAGTTGCTCTTTTCTAATCCTACATCGATTCGTCTCAAAAACTGTTATACATCGAAAATAATTGTACTAAAAGCAACAAAGACTTAGAAAAGAGCCTATATTAATAACAAAGAGAGGAGAGTTTCCTCTCTTTTTTTATGCCTCATTTCGTAAGTTTGTTTGCTAGTAAGAGGGCATGATATCCATAGTTTGGAGGGCAGAACATGCTGTGGATACTATATTTTATGAAAAGATGCCCGGGTACCTTTATCTTGCTCATACCAGGTAACTGTTGGAAACAAAAATCTCAAGTGAAAAAAACATTATTAGGGAAGTTATTCAATAGGAATTGTTATGTTTGGTAATAATATGAGCATATCGTTCATTAGAAGAAAGGGGTGAAGGGAGTGTCATCAGAAATGCAGCAAAAACTAATGGATATCAGTAGTTTAACAAGTAAAATGCTGAGAAAGAATTTTGGACGTGGACCTGAGTCTTGTTATGCCTCAGTAAATTTACAATATCTCGTTTTTTACATTCGTGGTTTTCTTTCACCAATGGAATCAGTCTTACTTGAAAATGGTAATTCAGATAAAATCGATATATCACGCAGTATTGTGATGAAAAATGTCTTAACTGAGTTAAAAGGAATTCTTGAGGTCGAATTTGAACAGGACGTAACCTACTTTTATCATGACTGGAATTATCCACAAAACAGAGGGATGATTGTTGTTGAATTTGAAAATAACATTTTGGTAGAAATGGACCAAACGCACTCCACATCAGAGAATGACTCGTTGATTAAGGAAGTGGAAAGAATCAGTGCTCTCGTTCAAAAAATACCCGAAAAAACGGAAGTTTACCCGATTACATCAAAGATTTGTTTAATTAAAAGAGAGGGCATCTTAATACAAATTGAAAAAGCATTAATCGAGAAGGGATACGAGCAAACTCTATATGTAACGAAGGATGAATTGGAAAAGTCTTATCTGCATAGAGATGGCCGATTTGAAGACATTTTTCATAATCCTGTTTCAGATATTTTTGTTGACTGGGATTTTAAAAGAGATAATAGCATTATTTGTTTCGTATTAAAGTAAAAAGAGAGGAGGAGGCTTAATGGAGAATCTAGAAGAAAAACAAGAAAAAATTAGTACCTACATTAATCAATTATTACAAGACAGTTTTGGAAAGAATCCTGACTGGGTGTCTGTTACATTTAATGGGACTTTTATTACAATATACATAAGGGGCTTCCTTTCGCCACCTGAAAAAGTGTTACTTGAGCAGGACAAAGAGATGTTGGTTTATCAAATGAGAGAGAAGTTAATGATAAGCTTCTTACCAGAAATTAAAACCTATATTCAAGTGATTACGGGTGCTAAAATACGCGAGATGTACTATGATTGGAATTTCCAAAATAAATCGGGAATGATAGCTGGTGTAAGCTCTGAGCCATTTACAAGCATGGATGAATTAAAGGAGCTATACACTGGCAAACAAGAGATAGAACAAGAAGTTATTACGATTAGTCAACAGACTGAAAAAGTTCCTGAAGAAATCTATTCATGTTTAGTCAGTCCAAGAGTTCTTATTGTAATTAGAAATGGGATACTAGTTCGGAT from Bacillus sp. BGMRC 2118 harbors:
- a CDS encoding DUF2294 family protein, producing the protein MENLEEKQEKISTYINQLLQDSFGKNPDWVSVTFNGTFITIYIRGFLSPPEKVLLEQDKEMLVYQMREKLMISFLPEIKTYIQVITGAKIREMYYDWNFQNKSGMIAGVSSEPFTSMDELKELYTGKQEIEQEVITISQQTEKVPEEIYSCLVSPRVLIVIRNGILVRIEKEFIRLGYQDTLKSVKRNLEKSYLHNSSHMESYLNQQIVDVFVDWDLQLDKSLIVLMLNPKEPMGQEDVYKVNIE
- a CDS encoding DUF2294 family protein codes for the protein MQQKLMDISSLTSKMLRKNFGRGPESCYASVNLQYLVFYIRGFLSPMESVLLENGNSDKIDISRSIVMKNVLTELKGILEVEFEQDVTYFYHDWNYPQNRGMIVVEFENNILVEMDQTHSTSENDSLIKEVERISALVQKIPEKTEVYPITSKICLIKREGILIQIEKALIEKGYEQTLYVTKDELEKSYLHRDGRFEDIFHNPVSDIFVDWDFKRDNSIICFVLK